A window of Streptomyces sp. NBC_01241 genomic DNA:
AGGTCTCCTCGCTCTATCACTTCGTCGCCCCGGCGGTGCGCCTCGGCGGCCTTGCTGTAGTCGTGGTGGTCCAGCGTCATCCTGACCCGGCGCAGCCGGCCGTCGTCCCGGTCCTCGACGGATCCGGCGACGGTGACGGCCCCCGGCCCGGAGGGAAACTCCCGGTGGAGCCGCACTGCGCAGGAACCGGTAACGGGCGAGCTGCGGAATGTTCTCCTTGGCCTCGGAGTCTGCCCAGCCCTCGGCGTCGTCGGCGCCGAGCGCGGTGAACAGGTCGGTGAGTGTGGTGATGTCGGTCACGAGAAGGGAAGCTACGCCGCGGCGCCGCAGAGCCGGGCCGCCCTCGGCCGCAAGTGCTCTACCGGAGGAGAAGCTCCACACCATGGACCATCCGCCTGAACGATCTGCTCCCCTCCGCCGCTGCGCGCAGGTCCACGAGGCTGACGTGAGGACGACGCGCCCGGTAGCCGGTGTCCGTCGGTTGGGGGCTGAGCGCGGCGCGCGGGCCGGCCCCGAGGGGCCGGCCCGCGCTGTTTCACGGGAACAGGGTCACGAGGCCTTCTTCAGCGTGAAGTCGCCGGTCGTCGTCTCCCCCTTCTTGAGCTTCACAGTGGTGACCACCGGCTTGTAGCCGTCCTTGGCCACGATCACGGTGACCGGGTTGTTGCGGGTGTCGAACCACAGGGCGAAGGTGCCGTCCTTGGCGGTCCGCAGCGTGTAGCTGTTCGCCCAGGTGTCGATCTGGACGGTCGCCCCGGCCAGTGGCGCGGTGCCGCCCTTGCCGTCGGCGCCGAGCACGGTGCCGGCGTACTTGCCCCAGGTCTTCGGCGGGTTGACGTGCATCTTCACGTCGACCGGGATGCCGGCGTACGGGGTGTCGGTCTGGACGGTCAGCGCCGCGGTGTAGTCGCCGGGCTGGGTGACCTCGGGGACCGTGGCGTCCAGGCCGACGGTGATCGTGGCGCTCTCCCCGGGCTGGAGCGTCACCTTGTCCTTGCTCGTGGACAGCCAGCTGACGTCCGAGGACTCGCCGCCCTGGTCGTAGCCGGGCAGCGCCTCGACGGTGGCCACCGGCGGTGTCGAGCTGCCGCCGGGGTTGCCGCCGACCTTGTAGAAGCCGGAGGCACCACCCACACGGTAGACGCTGGTGTTGGCGTTGGGCAGGGCGGTCCAGCTGCCGGTGCCCGGGTCGAAGGCGTAGCCCTGGTTGGTGATGGCGGCGCTGTCGTTGACGACACCGCTGGAGACCAGCAGCATGCCGTTGCCCACGCCGTACGCCGAACCCCACAGGTCGGCGGGCATGTCGGCGACGGACGACCAGCTGTCGGCGCCCGGGTCGTAGACGTAGGCGTGCTTGGTCGAACCGTTGTCGCTGCTGCCACCGGCGCAGTAGAGCTTGCCGCCGATGCCGCCGCAGGACTGCCAGGAGATCGGCTCCGGGTACGAGGCGATCTGGGACCAGCTGTCCGACGACGGGTCGTAGACCGTGGCGTCCGTGGTGCCACAGCTGCTGGTGCAGCCGCCGACGACATACAGCTTGCCGTCGAGCACCGCGCTGCCCGAACCGGCGTACGGCTTGGGCGAGGACGCCTTGGTGGACCAGCTGTTCGACGCCGGGTCGTAGACCTCCAGCTTGGCGTCGGGGTCGCCGTCGCCTCCCCAGCCGCCGACCACGTACAGCTTGCCGCCGATGAAGCCGTGGGCCGGGTTGCCCTCGCGGGTGTCGGCCGCGGAGGCCAGCTTGGTCCAGGAGCCGCTGTCGGGGTCGTAGGCGTACAGCGCGTTGGTGTCCTCGCTGCCTGTGTAGCCGAAGGCGGAGTAGACCTTGCCGCCGTAGACGGCGACCGCGTTGTCCTGCACAGTGGTCGGCAGGTTGGCCACCGGCTGCCAGGCGTCACCGGCCGCGTTGGCCGCCGGAGCCGCATCCGAGGTCTTGCCCTTGCCGAGGGCCAGCGGGGAGTAGTTGCCCTTCACCAGGTTGAGCGGCGCGCCGCCCTTGAGCTGCTGGGTGAAGCCGCCCGGCTGCTCGCCCAGGGTGAGGCTGGCAGGCGCACCGCCGGTGTTCTTCACCGTCAGGTTCTGGGTGGCCTTCTTGCCCCAGTCGACCGTCTTGTCGATCGAGCCGGGGGTGAACGCCAGCTTGCCGGCCTTCAGGCTGAAGTTCGCCTTGTTGACGCTGTCCGGCGCCACCTTCACCGACTTGTCCAGGTCGGCGTAGTGCGACTTGGAGGCGGTGAAGGTGTGGCTGCCGGTCTTGGAGGTGAACATCCAGTAGAAGCCGTCGCCGAGCGCCGGGTCGTCCGGGGTGGCCGCGGTGATGGCCTTTTCCTGCGAGGCGTCGGTGTTGACGACAGTGGCGCCGACGACGCCGTCGTCGGTGTTGGCGTCCTTCACGGTACCGGCCACCAGGCCACCGTTGACAGGCTCGTAGGTCTTCTTGCCCACGAACACGTTGTCGAGTTCCCACCAGTAGCCGTAGCTACCCGTGAAGTGGAACCGCAGCTGCACGCCGGGCTTCCCGGCGTAGTCGGTCAGGGGAAGCTCGACATGGGCAGGGCCGGTCACGGTGGTGGTGCGGTTCCAGATGTTGGTCCAGGTCGCACCGCCGTCAGTGCTGACGTCGATGTTGCCGGTCTGGTTGCTGAAGCTCTTGTAGTCGGTGTCGAACTCCAGTTGCGGGCTGTCGTTGCCGGTCAGGTCGATGACCGGCGTGATCAGCGAACTGTCCTGCTTTTTGCCGCTGCCGATCTTGTCACTGTCGACCATGGCGAAGGCGCCGGAACCACCGGTCTTGTTACCCCGCTTACCGAAGTCGTCGAAGGACCAGCCGCCGGTGGTGCCGTCGGCGTTGACCACGCTCCAGCCCTCGGGGGCGCCGGCGGTGGAGTCGAAGGGCTCGGTCGGGCCGGACCGCTTGACCTGGTAACCGGGCGCCGTGGCCGCCTGGACGTCCACCGGGACCGCCACGTTCACGGTCTGCGCCGCGTCATCCACGGTCACCTGCTTGGTGACCGCCTCGTAGCCGGGGTACACGGAGGTGAAGCGCAGGGTGTAGTCGGCGCCCTGCGGCAGGTCGACGCTGTACGCGCCGGTGTACGGGTCGGTGAAGACCGGGGCGCCGGGCACGTCATCGATGGTGATCTTCGTGTAGAGCGGCCAACCGTGGCCGGAGCTGTCGGTCACCTTACCGGTCACGGTCTGCCGGGCCACCGCGTCCAGCGCGAAGTCCATCGTGACCGTGCCATCGTCGACGGCGACGCCGTGGGCCTTCTTGGGCTCGTACCCGTAGGCGTACGCGGCCATGTTGTAAGTGTCCGGCGGCAACGTCAGGTTGTAGTGCCCCTGGGCGTCGGTGGTCGACCGGTAGATGCCGGCTACGACGGAGGCGCCGGAAAGCGCCTTGCCGGAGCTGTCGGTGACGGCGCCGGAGATCTCGCCGTGCGAGCCGACGCGGGGGGCGGCGAGACCGCTCCCGGGATGTGTCGCGGTGGCGACGGTGCCCGGAGCGGCTGCCTCGGCGCCGGTGGCAGCCTGGGCGGCGGGTAAGCCCGCAGCCATGACTGCAACGGCCGCCGCGGTGAAGGCGGCCAGTCGCGCGGAGATCCTCCGCGCGGCCGGTCTGGAATGCCTAGAAGTGCGCAATGTGTGACTCCCATGCAGCTGAGCTGGGGTCGACCCGTGCGCTGGTTCTCGGTCGACAGCAGATGGGTTCATCCGCCGGGACAACTAAACATGGTCGCCATGTTCTCGACAAGACCACCATCGCGGATACACGATCTACCATGGATCCGCACATTTGTGATGATGCATCAGCTTCGGCCCGGCAGTCCTGGCTCGGACACCAGGGAGCAAGTAACCCGCCGGAACGTTCTGGAGTTCACCGACGGCGGCGGACGGCCGGATCGTGCTCGGCGATGTGTCGGGCGACAGCGCCGCGTCATCCCATCCGCAACCGCTGCACCCAGCCACAGCAAGGTGCAGCAGTTGAGACGATCAGACCCGCGGGGTCTCCGCACCAGGTGCGTGTGCTGCCGGTTCGACCCTCTGCGCCCGGAGTTCCCTGACCTCGGCCTGAAGATCGGTGAGTTGCCGGTGAAGTGCCTGAATCGCCACGATGGCGACGCCGTTGGCATCGGTGCAGCAGATCGTCTTGTCGTCGGCTCCCAGGCCGAGGTGGGCCCGCCAGTCCTGTGCCATCGGCCCCAGGTGGCGCACTTCGTCGTCCTCCCACCGGTACCGCCATGTGCTTACCGGCAGACGGACCACTCGGGCAAGGACGTCGAACCCGTTCACGCCGTCACCCGCCTCGGCGACTGTTTCCCCGGAGGCTGTGGACGTCATTCCGGCGGGGCTGGGTGTGTCGGGGTGCAGGCGCGCCCGGTAGGCCCGAATGCCGGCGGTCCGGGCGCGGTGGAGGCGTTCGGTCAGCGATCCCATCGCACCGGGCTCACATTGGTCTTTACGGCCCGGTCGGAGAACAGCAGACTGCCCAGCGGAACCCACTGAACCGAGGCCCCGGGGTCGTTGTCGGCCGGGGCGGTGCTGTGCTCCACCGCCCGCACCTGCGCGGGCTCCGCGGCCTCGGCACCCGAGGCTGCGCCCAGGCACACCGACACGGCGGCGATCGCAGCGGAGGACACTGCGGCAAGTCGGGTAGCTGCGGTAAGAGACATGAAGCACGCTCCGGGGTAGTCAGAGATCAGATCAACCAAGCAACGACACCGCCCCCCTTCGGTCACGAGCAGCACGACCAGACATTGACCAGACCCAGCCGACGAAGCACCCAGCGCCAGGAAACGGCAGCGACCAAGCCCTCGGAACCTACCGACGGGTTACTTGCCCCCTGGTGTCCGAGCGGGGACTACCGGACTGTTGACCGGGGGCCTGGCTGGGGAGTTGCAAGGTTCTTCTGACAGCAGCGCGCCCCGCCCCGGCATCAACCAGGCGCGGGGCGCAAGTACGTGTGGATCAGTGACGGGCGGCGTGCGAGACGAAACCCGCCCACGCGCCCGCACCG
This region includes:
- a CDS encoding carboxypeptidase regulatory-like domain-containing protein; amino-acid sequence: MAAGLPAAQAATGAEAAAPGTVATATHPGSGLAAPRVGSHGEISGAVTDSSGKALSGASVVAGIYRSTTDAQGHYNLTLPPDTYNMAAYAYGYEPKKAHGVAVDDGTVTMDFALDAVARQTVTGKVTDSSGHGWPLYTKITIDDVPGAPVFTDPYTGAYSVDLPQGADYTLRFTSVYPGYEAVTKQVTVDDAAQTVNVAVPVDVQAATAPGYQVKRSGPTEPFDSTAGAPEGWSVVNADGTTGGWSFDDFGKRGNKTGGSGAFAMVDSDKIGSGKKQDSSLITPVIDLTGNDSPQLEFDTDYKSFSNQTGNIDVSTDGGATWTNIWNRTTTVTGPAHVELPLTDYAGKPGVQLRFHFTGSYGYWWELDNVFVGKKTYEPVNGGLVAGTVKDANTDDGVVGATVVNTDASQEKAITAATPDDPALGDGFYWMFTSKTGSHTFTASKSHYADLDKSVKVAPDSVNKANFSLKAGKLAFTPGSIDKTVDWGKKATQNLTVKNTGGAPASLTLGEQPGGFTQQLKGGAPLNLVKGNYSPLALGKGKTSDAAPAANAAGDAWQPVANLPTTVQDNAVAVYGGKVYSAFGYTGSEDTNALYAYDPDSGSWTKLASAADTREGNPAHGFIGGKLYVVGGWGGDGDPDAKLEVYDPASNSWSTKASSPKPYAGSGSAVLDGKLYVVGGCTSSCGTTDATVYDPSSDSWSQIASYPEPISWQSCGGIGGKLYCAGGSSDNGSTKHAYVYDPGADSWSSVADMPADLWGSAYGVGNGMLLVSSGVVNDSAAITNQGYAFDPGTGSWTALPNANTSVYRVGGASGFYKVGGNPGGSSTPPVATVEALPGYDQGGESSDVSWLSTSKDKVTLQPGESATITVGLDATVPEVTQPGDYTAALTVQTDTPYAGIPVDVKMHVNPPKTWGKYAGTVLGADGKGGTAPLAGATVQIDTWANSYTLRTAKDGTFALWFDTRNNPVTVIVAKDGYKPVVTTVKLKKGETTTGDFTLKKAS
- a CDS encoding tail fiber domain-containing protein: MGSLTERLHRARTAGIRAYRARLHPDTPSPAGMTSTASGETVAEAGDGVNGFDVLARVVRLPVSTWRYRWEDDEVRHLGPMAQDWRAHLGLGADDKTICCTDANGVAIVAIQALHRQLTDLQAEVRELRAQRVEPAAHAPGAETPRV